DNA from Marinilabiliales bacterium:
GGCTTCAGCAGTGTGGAGACACATTATACCTACGGCCGCTGGGGCAGCATTTCATGGAGGCTGTCGATGAAATACCCGATCTGGCTGCTTAACAGGAGCAAGATTTTTTTCCTGGTTCTTCCGGTATACTATTTACTGACATTCCCTGTTGCCCTGGCACTCAATTTTTGCGATATTTACACTCGTAACAGGACGGGGACCGGACTGCTGGTGAGGGCGGTCAGGTGAAAAACCGGCGGGTGAAGGAACAAGCAGCTCAAAAAGTAACGGGACTGCCCGTGAGGTCAACAGTATAATCATGAAGCGTGAAATGAACTTCTCTCTCTATATAGCAAAGCGCTACCTGGTAGCGAAAAAGTCACACAACGTCATCAACATCATCTCCGGCATCTCGGTGGTGGGCGTGGCTACCGGCACCATGGCGCTCATAGTGATCCTCTCGGTGTTCAACGGGTTCGACAGCCTGCTGAAATCGCTGTTCAGCGTTTTTGATCCGGAGCTGGAGATAACCCTTGTCGAGGGAAAGACCTTTTCGGTGGAAGGCGACGAAAGATTTGAAAGAATAAAGGAGCATCCCGGGGTGCTCTATTTTACTGAGGTGCTGGAAGAGAACGCACTGCTTATGTATGGCGAAAGACAGCATATCGCCACCATGAAGGGGGTGGAGGAGAACTTCACGGAGCATAGCGAACTCCAAAGGATGATGATGGAGGGGAGCCTGATGCTGAAGGATGACATGGGTAATAACTTCGCAGTGCTGGGCAGGGGAGTGGCCAATGTGCTGGCCGTGGGCCTGAGCTTCCTGACACCCCTGGAGATATATATTCCCAGCCGTACTGCAGGTATTACAATGAACCCCGACAGGGCTTTCAACAGGAGGCTCATATATCCCTCGGGGGTCTTCTCCGTGGAACAGGAGACCGATATGAACTACCTGCTCGTGCCGCTTGACTTTGCCAGGGAGATACTTGAATTCAGGGAAGAGGTGACATCGGTGGAGCTGGGCCTGAGCCCCGGTTTCCGCGAAAGCGATGTGCAGGATGAACTGCAGGAGATACTGGGCGATGAATTCAGGGTGCTGAACCGTTACCAGCAGCAGGAATGGCTCTACAAGGTGATGCAGTCGGAGAAGTGGGCCATATTCCTGATCCTTGCTTTTATCCTGGTTGTGGCGTCGTTCAACATTATCGGGTCGATAACCATGCTGATCATCGAGAAGAAAAAGGATATAGCCGTGCTTAAGAGCCTGGGCGCCACGGAAAATATGATTAGGAAAATCTTCCTGTTCGAGGGCTGGATGATCTCGGTTGTTGGGGCGGCGGCGGGGTTGTTAATCGGACTCGCAATTTGTGTGGTGCAGATGGAGTTCGGGGTGGTCAAGCTATATGGCAGCGGCACCTTTATCATCGATGCTTACCCGGTTGAGCTGCAGTTTACCGATTTTATCTATGTATTTCTTACCGTGCTGCTGATAGGTTTCTTTGCGGCACTCGTGCCGGTGAGATATATCACCCGGCGCTTCTTTTCGGTTTCTGAACAACTTTAATAAATGAGTTTGGATATCAGTGTGTTAGTCTATAAGTGCCAGGCATACCTGTCTGGTGATTTTTTTGATAAGATGTGTTTTTCGTTGGATAAACCTACGGATTTTTATGATTAATGTAAATATTGCTGTAACTTTAGGTAATGGAAATCCGTAGATAGTTTTATGAATCAGGCTGGTATAGAGGCCGGCATTTTTGTTTGTTTTGTGGAATGATTTGTATATGAGGCATATATACATTTATATATTATTTCTGTTCCCATTATTTCTGCTTGGCCGGGCATCTGTCTATGCTTCAGATCTTGAGCTGGTTTTGCTCGAAGCTGACTCTGTAAGGTGCCACGGCGAGAGTAACGGCAGGATCAGGATAGAGGTTACAGGGGGTTCGCCTCCTTACTATTATTCCTACAGCGGACCCGTAGGCAGCGGCAGTATTTCGACCAATAATACTTCCCACGTATTTACCGGACTTCAGGCCGGTTTTTATAACGTATCGGTTATTGATAACGAGTTCCGGGGAATCAGCGATTTCATATTTGTCCATCAGCCCGATCCGCTGGTTACCGATGTGACACCCAAACCGGCAACCATGTGTGCCGGGAACATACTCCAGTTCGATGGTAATCCGTCGGGAGGTAATTTAAGCTACACCCATTTGTGGTCGGGCACGGGTGTCATTTACCTGAATGCCGACGATATTGTGGATCCTGTTTTTACGGTCGATGTGATTGGGAGTTATGATCTGAATTACCGGGTAGAGGATCAGTATGGCTGCTGGGCTGCAGAGGATATAACTGTTGAGGTGTACAGCGACCTGGCGGCTGATGTGTCTAAAACAGACATTACCTGCTCCGGGGCTGTTGACGGCACGATTACCGTGAGTGGTGCCACGGGTGGGTCGGCCGGGAATTTTGAGTATTCGGCCGATGACGGACTTTCGTGGCAGTCAGCGGCGGAGTTTACCGGCCTGCCGGCCGGGACCTACCATGTATGGCTGAGGGATGCCGATGTTACCGCATGCGAGGTTTTTCTTGAAACAGTGGTCATTAATGAGCCTGCAGAACTGCAGGGTTCGGTCAGCTTTACGGTCATAACCTGCCACGGCGCTGATGACGGCTCAATAACGGTTTCGGGTGTTTCTGGCGGATGGGGCAATTACCAGTTTTCTATTGATGATGGTTCCACCTGGCAATCCGGAGCCTTTTTCGGGGCACTTGGAGCCGGGGCCTACCAGGTATGGATGCGTGATGCTGATTTCACGGACTGTGAGAAATTTCTCGATGAGATAACGCTAACCGAGCCTGATGAGCTTACTGCCGATGTCGATAAGGTTGATGTGACGGAGTGCCATGGCAACACCAACGGTGAGATCAGTATTTCCGATGCGGCGGGCGGCTATGGCAATTATGAGTTTTCGATTGATGGTGGTGCTTCATGGCAGGTTAGTGTTCTGTTTGAGGGTCTTGGCGCCGGCAGTTACCAGGTTTGGATGCGTGA
Protein-coding regions in this window:
- a CDS encoding FtsX-like permease family protein → MKREMNFSLYIAKRYLVAKKSHNVINIISGISVVGVATGTMALIVILSVFNGFDSLLKSLFSVFDPELEITLVEGKTFSVEGDERFERIKEHPGVLYFTEVLEENALLMYGERQHIATMKGVEENFTEHSELQRMMMEGSLMLKDDMGNNFAVLGRGVANVLAVGLSFLTPLEIYIPSRTAGITMNPDRAFNRRLIYPSGVFSVEQETDMNYLLVPLDFAREILEFREEVTSVELGLSPGFRESDVQDELQEILGDEFRVLNRYQQQEWLYKVMQSEKWAIFLILAFILVVASFNIIGSITMLIIEKKKDIAVLKSLGATENMIRKIFLFEGWMISVVGAAAGLLIGLAICVVQMEFGVVKLYGSGTFIIDAYPVELQFTDFIYVFLTVLLIGFFAALVPVRYITRRFFSVSEQL